Within Amycolatopsis sp. FDAARGOS 1241, the genomic segment TCCGGGGACACGTCCACCACCTTGGCACGGAAGAGCTGAACCGTTTCGAGGACCTGGCTGCGCACGGTGGCGTCGGCCCGGACCTTCACGAGCAGCAGTTCGCGCTGCACCGCGGAAGACGGCTCAAGCTCCACGATCTTGATCACGTTGACCAGCTTGTTGAGCTGTTTGGTCACCTGTTCGAGCGGTAGCTCTTCGACGGCGACCACGATCGTCATGCGGGACACCTCGGGATTCTCCGTAGGGCCCACGGCGAGGGACTCGATGTTGAAGCCGCGGCGGGAGAACAGGCCGGAGACCCGGGCGAGCACGCCGGGCTTGTTCTCGACCAGCACGCTCAACGTGTGGACGGTCATCGGTCTTCTCCTTCCGCATCGTCGGCAACGGCCTCGACAGCTTCGACGGCTTCCCGCGAAACCTCATCGTCGTCGAAGAGCGGCCGGATGCCGCGGACGGCCATGATCTCGTCGTTGCCGGTGCCGGCGGCCACCATCGGCCACACCTGGGCATCCTTCCCCACGACGAAATCGATCACGACGGGGCGGTCGTTGATCTCCATCGCGCGGCGGATCGTGGCGTCGACGTCCTCCTTGGTCTCGCAGCGCAGGCCCGCGCAGCCGAGTGCCTCGGCGAGCAGCGTGAAGTCGGGGATGCGGTGCTTGTGGGTACCGAGGTCGCTGTTGGAGTACCGCTCCGAGTAGAACAGGTTCTGCCATTGCCGGATCATGCCGAGGTTGCCGTTGTTGATGACGGCGACCTTGATCGGCGCGCCCTCGATGGCGCACGTGGCGAGTTCCTGGTTGGTCATCTGGAAGCAGCCGTCGCCGTCGATCGCCCACACCTGCTGGTCGGGCAGGCCGAACTGCGCGCCCATGGCCGCGGGAACGGCGAAGCCCATGGTGCCGAGGCCACCGGAGTTGATCCACGTGCGCGGCTTCTCGTACTTCACGAACTGCGCGGCCCACATCTGGTGCTGGCCGACGCCCGCTGTGAACACCGCGTCGGGGCCGGCGAGCTCGCCGATGCGCTCGATGACGTACTGCGGCGACAGCGAACCGTCTTCCGGCCACTCGTAACCGGCCGGGTAGGTGTCGCGCCACGAGTCGACCTGCGTCCACCAGTCGGTGAGGTCGGGGCGGCGGCCGTGCTCGAACTCGGCCTTCACGGCCGCGATCAGCTCGGTGATGATCTCCTTGCAGTCACCGACGATCGGCACGTCGGCCTTGCGGTTCTTGGAGATCTCGGCCGGGTCGATGTCGGCGTGGACGACCTTGGCCTCGGGCGCGAAGGACGACGTGGCGCCGGTGACGCGGTCGTCGAAGCGGGCGCCGAGCGCGACCAGCAGGTCGGAGCGCTGCATCGACGCGACGGCGGCGACCGAGCCGTGCATGCCGGGCATGCCGACGTGCTGGCGGTGCGAGTCGGGGAACGCGCCGCGCGCCATCAGCGTGGTGGCGACCGGGATCCCGGTCAG encodes:
- the ilvN gene encoding acetolactate synthase small subunit, with the protein product MTVHTLSVLVENKPGVLARVSGLFSRRGFNIESLAVGPTENPEVSRMTIVVAVEELPLEQVTKQLNKLVNVIKIVELEPSSAVQRELLLVKVRADATVRSQVLETVQLFRAKVVDVSPEALTVEATGTSDKIGALLRMLEPYGIRELVQSGMVAVGRGARSITATSPR
- a CDS encoding acetolactate synthase large subunit, with protein sequence MTSATSRSDAKPGPTAPGAPGARPKPAPPAGTPVRVTGAQALVRSLEAVGAEVVFGIPGGTILPAYDPLLDSTKVRHVLVRHEQGAGHAATGYAQATGKVGVCMATSGPGATNLVTPLADANMDSVPVVAITGQQTRGLIGTDAFQEADICGITMPITKHNFLVTDPAEIPRTIAEAFHLASTGRPGPVLVDIPKDVLQEMTSFSWPPEMRLPGYRPTLRPHGKQVREAAKLIANARRPVLYVGGGVIKAGASAELLELAELTGIPVATTLMARGAFPDSHRQHVGMPGMHGSVAAVASMQRSDLLVALGARFDDRVTGATSSFAPEAKVVHADIDPAEISKNRKADVPIVGDCKEIITELIAAVKAEFEHGRRPDLTDWWTQVDSWRDTYPAGYEWPEDGSLSPQYVIERIGELAGPDAVFTAGVGQHQMWAAQFVKYEKPRTWINSGGLGTMGFAVPAAMGAQFGLPDQQVWAIDGDGCFQMTNQELATCAIEGAPIKVAVINNGNLGMIRQWQNLFYSERYSNSDLGTHKHRIPDFTLLAEALGCAGLRCETKEDVDATIRRAMEINDRPVVIDFVVGKDAQVWPMVAAGTGNDEIMAVRGIRPLFDDDEVSREAVEAVEAVADDAEGEDR